The Gasterosteus aculeatus chromosome 17, fGasAcu3.hap1.1, whole genome shotgun sequence genome includes a window with the following:
- the cyp24a1 gene encoding 1,25-dihydroxyvitamin D(3) 24-hydroxylase, mitochondrial isoform X1 yields the protein MRVQIQKVPQIVEFLKKKHVGLQHFKPTSSVCVLEEKDAARAARCPHAASRARSLDAIPGPTNWPLVGSLFQLLRKGGLTRQHEALVDYHKKFGKIFRMKLGSFESVHIGAPCLLEALYRKEGNYPQRLEIKPWTAYRDMRDEAYGLLILEGEDWQRVRSAFQQKLMKPTEVVKLDRKINEVLVDFVGRIGKKNAGGKIEDLYFELNKWSFETICLILYDKRFGLLQDEVNEEAMNFITAVKTMMSTFGVMIVTPVELHKTLNTKTWQDHTAAWDRIFSTAKVYIDKKLKKNAVRDPDDLIGDILHQSCLSKKELYAAITELQIGGVETTANSMLWAIFNLSRNPGAQRKLLEEIREVVSPDQDPCGEHIKSMPYLKACLKESMRLSPSVPFTSRTLDKDTVLGDYAIPKGVSGFVQVCATLQTVRPDQTHSNVSSVGVFTLVMCRAVYITTPNNSATVISLHLQTVLMINSHALGSNEEYFEDGKQFKPERWLRENNTINPFAHVPFGIGKRMCIGRRLAELQLQLAMCWLVRDYEVVATDNEPLDVIHSGLLVPNRELPVAFIKR from the exons ATGAGGGTGCAGATCCAAAAGGTGCCTCAGATCGTCGagtttctgaagaagaagcacGTCGGGCTGCAGCACTTCAAACCGACGTCGTCGGTGTGcgtgctggaggagaaggatgcTGCGCGGGCCGCGCGGTGCCCGCACGCCGCCTCGAGGGCGCGCAGCCTGGACGCGATCCCGGGTCCCACCAACTGGCCGCTCGTCGGCAGCCTGTTCCAGCTCCTGCGCAAGGGGGGTCTGACCAGACAGCACGAGGCGCTG GTCGACTATCATAAGAAATTCGGCAAGATCTTCCGGATGAAGCTGGGCTCCTTTGAGTCGGTGCACATCGGCGCACCTTGCCTGCTGGAGGCGCTCTACAGGAAGGAGGGAAACTACCCGCAGAGGCTGGAGATCAAACCGTGGACCGCGTACAGGGACATGAGAGACGAGGCGTACGGGCTCCTCATCCT ggagggggaggactgGCAGAGAGTGAGGAGCGCCTTTCAGCAGAAGCTCATGAAACCGACGGAGGTGGTGAAGCTCGATCGCAAAATCAATGAG GTGTTGGTGGACTTCGTCGGAAGAATCGGGAAAAAAAACGCCGGTGGGAAGATCGAGGACTTGTACTTCGAGCTGAATAAATGGTCGTTTGAGA CCATCTGCCTCATCCTCTACGACAAGAGGTTTGGTCTCCTGCAGGACGAAGTCAACGAGGAGGCCATGAACTTCATCACTGCCGTGAAAACA ATGATGAGCACCTTTGGCGTGATGATCGTCACGCCGGTGGAGCTCCACAAGACCCTCAACACCAAGACGTGGCAGGACCACACGGCAGCGTGGGACCGCATCTTCAGCACAG CCAAAGTCTACATCGacaagaagctgaagaagaacgCCGTCAGGGACCCGGATGACTTGATCGGCGACATCTTACACCAGAGCTGTCTCTCTAAGAAGGAGCTGTACGCGGCCATCACGGAGCTGCAGATCGGAGGAGTCGAGACG ACCGCCAACAGCATGCTGTGGGCTATTTTCAACCTGTCACGTAACCCCGGCGCCCagaggaagctgctggaggagatcaGAGAGGTGGTCTCCCCCGACCAGGACCCCTGTGGAGAGCACATCAAGAGCATGCCGTACCTCAAGGCCTGCCTCAAGGAGTCCATGAG GTTATCGCCATCAGTCCCTTTCACCAGCAGGACTCTGGACAAAGACACTGTGTTGGGAGATTATGCCATTCCCAAAGGGGTAAGTGGCTTTGTGCAAGTTTGTGCAACTCTGCAAACCGTCCGTCCGGATCAGACTCACAGTAACGTGTCATCGGTCGGAGTCTTTACTCTTGTGATGTGCCGCGCTGTCTATATCACTACTCCTAATAACTCCGCAACCGTGATTTCCCTTCATTTACAGACGGTGTTGATGATAAACAGCCACGCGCTGGGCTCCAACGAGGAGTACTTTGAAGACGGGAAGCAGTTCAAACCCGAGCGCTGGCTGCGGGAGAACAACACCATCAACCCCTTCGCCCACGTTCCCTTCGGCATCGGGAAGAGGATGTGCATCGGCCGCCGGCTGgcggagctgcagctgcagctggccATGTGCTGG CTGGTGAGAGACTACGAGGTGGTGGCGACCGACAACGAGCCGCTGGACGTGATCCACTCAGGGCTTTTGGTCCCCAACAGAGAACTTCCCGTCGCCTTCATTAAGAGATGA
- the cyp24a1 gene encoding 1,25-dihydroxyvitamin D(3) 24-hydroxylase, mitochondrial isoform X2 — MRVQIQKVPQIVEFLKKKHVGLQHFKPTSSVCVLEEKDAARAARCPHAASRARSLDAIPGPTNWPLVGSLFQLLRKGGLTRQHEALVDYHKKFGKIFRMKLGSFESVHIGAPCLLEALYRKEGNYPQRLEIKPWTAYRDMRDEAYGLLILEGEDWQRVRSAFQQKLMKPTEVVKLDRKINEVLVDFVGRIGKKNAGGKIEDLYFELNKWSFETICLILYDKRFGLLQDEVNEEAMNFITAVKTMMSTFGVMIVTPVELHKTLNTKTWQDHTAAWDRIFSTAKVYIDKKLKKNAVRDPDDLIGDILHQSCLSKKELYAAITELQIGGVETTANSMLWAIFNLSRNPGAQRKLLEEIREVVSPDQDPCGEHIKSMPYLKACLKESMRLSPSVPFTSRTLDKDTVLGDYAIPKGTVLMINSHALGSNEEYFEDGKQFKPERWLRENNTINPFAHVPFGIGKRMCIGRRLAELQLQLAMCWLVRDYEVVATDNEPLDVIHSGLLVPNRELPVAFIKR, encoded by the exons ATGAGGGTGCAGATCCAAAAGGTGCCTCAGATCGTCGagtttctgaagaagaagcacGTCGGGCTGCAGCACTTCAAACCGACGTCGTCGGTGTGcgtgctggaggagaaggatgcTGCGCGGGCCGCGCGGTGCCCGCACGCCGCCTCGAGGGCGCGCAGCCTGGACGCGATCCCGGGTCCCACCAACTGGCCGCTCGTCGGCAGCCTGTTCCAGCTCCTGCGCAAGGGGGGTCTGACCAGACAGCACGAGGCGCTG GTCGACTATCATAAGAAATTCGGCAAGATCTTCCGGATGAAGCTGGGCTCCTTTGAGTCGGTGCACATCGGCGCACCTTGCCTGCTGGAGGCGCTCTACAGGAAGGAGGGAAACTACCCGCAGAGGCTGGAGATCAAACCGTGGACCGCGTACAGGGACATGAGAGACGAGGCGTACGGGCTCCTCATCCT ggagggggaggactgGCAGAGAGTGAGGAGCGCCTTTCAGCAGAAGCTCATGAAACCGACGGAGGTGGTGAAGCTCGATCGCAAAATCAATGAG GTGTTGGTGGACTTCGTCGGAAGAATCGGGAAAAAAAACGCCGGTGGGAAGATCGAGGACTTGTACTTCGAGCTGAATAAATGGTCGTTTGAGA CCATCTGCCTCATCCTCTACGACAAGAGGTTTGGTCTCCTGCAGGACGAAGTCAACGAGGAGGCCATGAACTTCATCACTGCCGTGAAAACA ATGATGAGCACCTTTGGCGTGATGATCGTCACGCCGGTGGAGCTCCACAAGACCCTCAACACCAAGACGTGGCAGGACCACACGGCAGCGTGGGACCGCATCTTCAGCACAG CCAAAGTCTACATCGacaagaagctgaagaagaacgCCGTCAGGGACCCGGATGACTTGATCGGCGACATCTTACACCAGAGCTGTCTCTCTAAGAAGGAGCTGTACGCGGCCATCACGGAGCTGCAGATCGGAGGAGTCGAGACG ACCGCCAACAGCATGCTGTGGGCTATTTTCAACCTGTCACGTAACCCCGGCGCCCagaggaagctgctggaggagatcaGAGAGGTGGTCTCCCCCGACCAGGACCCCTGTGGAGAGCACATCAAGAGCATGCCGTACCTCAAGGCCTGCCTCAAGGAGTCCATGAG GTTATCGCCATCAGTCCCTTTCACCAGCAGGACTCTGGACAAAGACACTGTGTTGGGAGATTATGCCATTCCCAAAGGG ACGGTGTTGATGATAAACAGCCACGCGCTGGGCTCCAACGAGGAGTACTTTGAAGACGGGAAGCAGTTCAAACCCGAGCGCTGGCTGCGGGAGAACAACACCATCAACCCCTTCGCCCACGTTCCCTTCGGCATCGGGAAGAGGATGTGCATCGGCCGCCGGCTGgcggagctgcagctgcagctggccATGTGCTGG CTGGTGAGAGACTACGAGGTGGTGGCGACCGACAACGAGCCGCTGGACGTGATCCACTCAGGGCTTTTGGTCCCCAACAGAGAACTTCCCGTCGCCTTCATTAAGAGATGA
- the nfatc2b gene encoding nuclear factor of activated T-cells, cytoplasmic 2 isoform X2, translating to MSSVGLDFTEDLGPNIGQEELDFSDLFLYNPPGEDFPGGCDKDGSGVLLQSNKHPPLLVVDHPAAYISSSDRDDSSQDTSSYSPTTANLSGVACDAVVMASRPGTIPAPSPRIEITPSGDSLSSQTPELSPGTKALAAYRECVSPASSNSSTGWPAEGCSPLASPCISPSNGGGAGMGLSSLDLSLGVHTSSAHSSPGASPRNSVTDDTYLLPRHQCAASSLPHQRSRSASPHGKRSYDPSHPCAGATPVKQRSRSPSPSPIPSLQEQQGSYYLQQYQAEFQPQTPSSPTGLEEMLRSLSSSPSRALPYAVGRDAHGPAQRQDCAYGGEYDRAIEQERMSRAAEVKSENFYMLPTVWAPPHPVHHGALGLSVAPLPSPEWPLPCQSGQYELLIQQEPRSHHRAHYETEGSRGAVKTPNGGHPEVQLRGYQGTAPLGLQVFIGTADERILKPHAFYQVHRITGKTVTTPSMERWMNGTKVLEIPLEPKNHMKVMIDCVGILKLRNADIELRSGETDVGRKNTRVRLVFRVHIPQPGGQLVSLQAASHPIECSQRSAQEFPAVERQDLDQCSVLGGQQMVLTGQNFTSDSKVIFSEKTQDGKQIWEVEATVDRDKTQANMLFVEVPPYRNRSICHPAKVNFYVVNGKKKRSQPQHFIYTPMIAIKAEPLDDYQLNSYIYSDNQSLSGLSMKSLCHHLEQESNLHSLNVCPTMYHLASVDPRSHVLIPDPLDDQPVYYQSSASTLINNPALYHTANQRYSNWGTSPHGSPMASYPTPTPSPCVSVRTPVGKLGAGPQVGNSPKACVASRYQNYMGKSPSSRYPQGQAQVKSGSRAEPLNQTGSGIGNYEERAPERVPVKRENLRCAYLEDVNDIIRRDMKGHNGE from the exons ATGAGTTCTGTAGGTTTGGACTTCACGGAGGACCTGGGTCCGAACATCGgccaggaggagctggacttCTCCGACCTGTTTCTGTATAATCCTCCTGGGGAGGACTTTCCTGGCGGCTGCGATAAAG ATGGCTCAGGTGTTCTCCTCCAGAGCAACAAACACCCTCCTCTGCTGGTGGTCGATCATCCCGCTGCCTACATCTCCAGCTCCGACCGGGACGACTCCAGTCAGGACACCTCCTCCTACAGCCCTACCACAGCCAACCTCTCGGGGGTCGCGTGTGACGCCGTTGTGATGGCTTCAAGACCCGGGACCATCCCCGCACCCAGCCCCAGGATAGAGATCACTCCGTCAGGGGACTCTCTCAGCTCTCAAACCCCGGAGCTGAGCCCTGGCACCAAAGCTCTGGCGGCCTACAGGGAGTGTGTGAGCCCGGCCAGCAGTAACTCCTCCACGGGCTGGCCCGCAGAGGGATGCTCTCCTTTGGCTTCACCGTGCATCTCCCCATCTAATGGAGGCGGCGCTGGGATGGGGTTGTCGAGCTTGGACCTCAGCCTGGGCGTCCATACTTCTTCTGCCCACTCCTCCCCGGGAGCCTCACCTCGCAACAGCGTCACCGACGACACCTATCTCTTGCCCAGGCACCAATGCGCCGCCTCGTCGCTCCCCCACCAACGCTCCCGCTCGGCCTCACCGCACGGGAAGCGCTCTTACGACCCGTCCCACCCATGTGCGGGAGCCACTCCCGTCAAGCAGCGCTCCCGAAGCCCCAGCCCCAGCCCCATCCCCTCGCTCCAAGAGCAGCAGGGGTCCTACTACCTTCAACAGTACCAGGCAGAGTTCCAGCCCCAAACCCCGAGCTCCCCCACGGGCCTGGAGGAGATGCTGAGGAGCCTCAGCTCCAGCCCATCCAGAGCTCTGCCTTATGCCGTGGGGCGAGATGCTCACGGGCCGGCCCAGAGACAGGACTGTGCGTATGGGGGGGAGTATGACCGGGCCATCGAGCAGGAGAGGATGAGCAGGGCGGCCGAGGTCAAGTCTGAGAACTTCTATATGCTTCCAACCGTGTGGGCTCCTCCTCATCCGGTTCACCACGGAGCACTCGG ACTTTCGGTGGCTCCACTGCCCTCCCCAGAGTGGCCGTTGCCATGCCAGTCTGGTCAGTACGAGCTTCTCATCCAGCAAGAGCCCAGATCCCACCACAGAGCTCACTATGAGACGGAGGGCAGCCGCGGAGCTGTGAAGACACCTAACGGAGGACATCCGGAagttcag CTCCGTGGGTACCAAGGCACAGCTCCACTGGGGCTGCAGGTCTTCATAGGGACAGCCGACGAGAGAATCCTGAAACCTCACGCCTTCTACCAGGTCCACCGCATCACTGGGAAGACCGTCACCACGCCCAGCATGGAGCGGTGGATGAACGGCACCAAAGTGTTGGAGATCCCTCTGGAGCCAAAGAACCACATGAAAGTGAT GATTGACTGTGTGGGAATCCTGAAGTTGAGGAATGCCGACATCGAACTGAGGAGCGGTGAGACGGACgttggaagaaaaaacacacgtgTGCGTTTGGTGTTTCGCGTCCACATCCCTCAACCTGGGGGCCAACTGGTGTCCCTCCAAGCTGCCTCTCATCCTATCGAATGCT cCCAGCGCTCAGCTCAGGAGTTCCCTGCAGTCGAGAGGCAGGACCTGGACCAATGCTCAGTGCTTGGTGGTCAACAAATGGTCCTTACAGGACAGAACTTCACATCTGACTCCAAAGTGATATTTTCCGAGAAGACACAAG ATGGGAAGCAGATCTGGGAGGTGGAGGCCACTGTTGACAGAGACAAAACACAAGCC AACATGCTCTTTGTGGAGGTCCCTCCGTATAGAAACCGCAGCATTTGCCACCCAGCTAAAGTCAACTTCTACGTCGTCAACGGGAAGAAGAAACGCAGTCAGCCTCAGCACTTCATCTACACTCCTATGATAG CCATAAAAGCAGAACCGCTGGACGATTACCAGTTGAATTCATACATCTACTCAGACAATCAGTCCCTGTCTGGCCTGTCAATGAAGTCGCTTTGCCATCACCTGGAGCAGGAGAGCAACCTTCATTCTTTGAATGTTTGTCCAACAATGTACCATCTAGCCTCCGTAGACCCCAGATCCCATGTCTTGATCCCTGATCCACTGGACGACCAGCCGGTTTATTACCAGTCCAGCGCCAGCACTCTGATCAACAACCCTGCGCTTTACCACACCGCGAATCAACGTTACAGCAACTGGGGTACCTCCCCCCATGGTTCCCCGATGGCTTCCTACCCTACTCCAACTCCCAGCCCGTGCGTCAGCGTCAGAACCCCCGTGGGCAAACTGGGCGCAGGTCCTCAAGTCGGCAATTCGCCCAAGGCCTGCGTGGCGTCAAGGTATCAGAATTATATGGGGAAGTCACCATCCTCCAGGTACCCCCAGGGTCAAGCCCAGGTAAAGTCTGGAAGCCGAGCGGAGCCTCTGAACCAGACCGGCTCGGGTATAGGAAACTACGAGGAACGAGCTCCAGAGCGGGTCCCGGTCAAACGAGAGAATCTCCGCTGTGCTTACCTGGAGGATG TGAATGACATCATAAGAAGAGACATGAAGGGCCACAATGGAGAGTGA
- the nfatc2b gene encoding nuclear factor of activated T-cells, cytoplasmic 2 isoform X1, protein MSSVGLDFTEDLGPNIGQEELDFSDLFLYNPPGEDFPGGCDKDGSGVLLQSNKHPPLLVVDHPAAYISSSDRDDSSQDTSSYSPTTANLSGVACDAVVMASRPGTIPAPSPRIEITPSGDSLSSQTPELSPGTKALAAYRECVSPASSNSSTGWPAEGCSPLASPCISPSNGGGAGMGLSSLDLSLGVHTSSAHSSPGASPRNSVTDDTYLLPRHQCAASSLPHQRSRSASPHGKRSYDPSHPCAGATPVKQRSRSPSPSPIPSLQEQQGSYYLQQYQAEFQPQTPSSPTGLEEMLRSLSSSPSRALPYAVGRDAHGPAQRQDCAYGGEYDRAIEQERMSRAAEVKSENFYMLPTVWAPPHPVHHGALGRLSVAPLPSPEWPLPCQSGQYELLIQQEPRSHHRAHYETEGSRGAVKTPNGGHPEVQLRGYQGTAPLGLQVFIGTADERILKPHAFYQVHRITGKTVTTPSMERWMNGTKVLEIPLEPKNHMKVMIDCVGILKLRNADIELRSGETDVGRKNTRVRLVFRVHIPQPGGQLVSLQAASHPIECSQRSAQEFPAVERQDLDQCSVLGGQQMVLTGQNFTSDSKVIFSEKTQDGKQIWEVEATVDRDKTQANMLFVEVPPYRNRSICHPAKVNFYVVNGKKKRSQPQHFIYTPMIAIKAEPLDDYQLNSYIYSDNQSLSGLSMKSLCHHLEQESNLHSLNVCPTMYHLASVDPRSHVLIPDPLDDQPVYYQSSASTLINNPALYHTANQRYSNWGTSPHGSPMASYPTPTPSPCVSVRTPVGKLGAGPQVGNSPKACVASRYQNYMGKSPSSRYPQGQAQVKSGSRAEPLNQTGSGIGNYEERAPERVPVKRENLRCAYLEDVNDIIRRDMKGHNGE, encoded by the exons ATGAGTTCTGTAGGTTTGGACTTCACGGAGGACCTGGGTCCGAACATCGgccaggaggagctggacttCTCCGACCTGTTTCTGTATAATCCTCCTGGGGAGGACTTTCCTGGCGGCTGCGATAAAG ATGGCTCAGGTGTTCTCCTCCAGAGCAACAAACACCCTCCTCTGCTGGTGGTCGATCATCCCGCTGCCTACATCTCCAGCTCCGACCGGGACGACTCCAGTCAGGACACCTCCTCCTACAGCCCTACCACAGCCAACCTCTCGGGGGTCGCGTGTGACGCCGTTGTGATGGCTTCAAGACCCGGGACCATCCCCGCACCCAGCCCCAGGATAGAGATCACTCCGTCAGGGGACTCTCTCAGCTCTCAAACCCCGGAGCTGAGCCCTGGCACCAAAGCTCTGGCGGCCTACAGGGAGTGTGTGAGCCCGGCCAGCAGTAACTCCTCCACGGGCTGGCCCGCAGAGGGATGCTCTCCTTTGGCTTCACCGTGCATCTCCCCATCTAATGGAGGCGGCGCTGGGATGGGGTTGTCGAGCTTGGACCTCAGCCTGGGCGTCCATACTTCTTCTGCCCACTCCTCCCCGGGAGCCTCACCTCGCAACAGCGTCACCGACGACACCTATCTCTTGCCCAGGCACCAATGCGCCGCCTCGTCGCTCCCCCACCAACGCTCCCGCTCGGCCTCACCGCACGGGAAGCGCTCTTACGACCCGTCCCACCCATGTGCGGGAGCCACTCCCGTCAAGCAGCGCTCCCGAAGCCCCAGCCCCAGCCCCATCCCCTCGCTCCAAGAGCAGCAGGGGTCCTACTACCTTCAACAGTACCAGGCAGAGTTCCAGCCCCAAACCCCGAGCTCCCCCACGGGCCTGGAGGAGATGCTGAGGAGCCTCAGCTCCAGCCCATCCAGAGCTCTGCCTTATGCCGTGGGGCGAGATGCTCACGGGCCGGCCCAGAGACAGGACTGTGCGTATGGGGGGGAGTATGACCGGGCCATCGAGCAGGAGAGGATGAGCAGGGCGGCCGAGGTCAAGTCTGAGAACTTCTATATGCTTCCAACCGTGTGGGCTCCTCCTCATCCGGTTCACCACGGAGCACTCGG CAGACTTTCGGTGGCTCCACTGCCCTCCCCAGAGTGGCCGTTGCCATGCCAGTCTGGTCAGTACGAGCTTCTCATCCAGCAAGAGCCCAGATCCCACCACAGAGCTCACTATGAGACGGAGGGCAGCCGCGGAGCTGTGAAGACACCTAACGGAGGACATCCGGAagttcag CTCCGTGGGTACCAAGGCACAGCTCCACTGGGGCTGCAGGTCTTCATAGGGACAGCCGACGAGAGAATCCTGAAACCTCACGCCTTCTACCAGGTCCACCGCATCACTGGGAAGACCGTCACCACGCCCAGCATGGAGCGGTGGATGAACGGCACCAAAGTGTTGGAGATCCCTCTGGAGCCAAAGAACCACATGAAAGTGAT GATTGACTGTGTGGGAATCCTGAAGTTGAGGAATGCCGACATCGAACTGAGGAGCGGTGAGACGGACgttggaagaaaaaacacacgtgTGCGTTTGGTGTTTCGCGTCCACATCCCTCAACCTGGGGGCCAACTGGTGTCCCTCCAAGCTGCCTCTCATCCTATCGAATGCT cCCAGCGCTCAGCTCAGGAGTTCCCTGCAGTCGAGAGGCAGGACCTGGACCAATGCTCAGTGCTTGGTGGTCAACAAATGGTCCTTACAGGACAGAACTTCACATCTGACTCCAAAGTGATATTTTCCGAGAAGACACAAG ATGGGAAGCAGATCTGGGAGGTGGAGGCCACTGTTGACAGAGACAAAACACAAGCC AACATGCTCTTTGTGGAGGTCCCTCCGTATAGAAACCGCAGCATTTGCCACCCAGCTAAAGTCAACTTCTACGTCGTCAACGGGAAGAAGAAACGCAGTCAGCCTCAGCACTTCATCTACACTCCTATGATAG CCATAAAAGCAGAACCGCTGGACGATTACCAGTTGAATTCATACATCTACTCAGACAATCAGTCCCTGTCTGGCCTGTCAATGAAGTCGCTTTGCCATCACCTGGAGCAGGAGAGCAACCTTCATTCTTTGAATGTTTGTCCAACAATGTACCATCTAGCCTCCGTAGACCCCAGATCCCATGTCTTGATCCCTGATCCACTGGACGACCAGCCGGTTTATTACCAGTCCAGCGCCAGCACTCTGATCAACAACCCTGCGCTTTACCACACCGCGAATCAACGTTACAGCAACTGGGGTACCTCCCCCCATGGTTCCCCGATGGCTTCCTACCCTACTCCAACTCCCAGCCCGTGCGTCAGCGTCAGAACCCCCGTGGGCAAACTGGGCGCAGGTCCTCAAGTCGGCAATTCGCCCAAGGCCTGCGTGGCGTCAAGGTATCAGAATTATATGGGGAAGTCACCATCCTCCAGGTACCCCCAGGGTCAAGCCCAGGTAAAGTCTGGAAGCCGAGCGGAGCCTCTGAACCAGACCGGCTCGGGTATAGGAAACTACGAGGAACGAGCTCCAGAGCGGGTCCCGGTCAAACGAGAGAATCTCCGCTGTGCTTACCTGGAGGATG TGAATGACATCATAAGAAGAGACATGAAGGGCCACAATGGAGAGTGA
- the manbal gene encoding protein MANBAL, producing MSAELDLSPPEVPEPTFLESLLRYGLFLGAIFQLICILAVVFPTSTSHEQEETESTEGKATEQMKKPKGLAPQIRQKPKKESKKKR from the exons ATGTCTGCCGAATTGGACCTGTCTCCACCTGAGGTCCCTGAGCCCACCTTTCTAGAAAGCCTACTGCGCTATGGGCTTTTCCTGGGGGCCATCTTCCAGCTCATCTGCATCCTGGCTGTCGTCTTCCCCACATCCACGTCTCATGAGCAG GAGGAGACTGAATCGACTGAAGGAAAGGCCACTGAACAGATGAAGAAACCCAAAGGACTCGCACCGCAGATCCGACAGAAACCaaagaaagagagcaaaaaGAAGCgatag